One Magnetococcales bacterium DNA segment encodes these proteins:
- a CDS encoding formylglycine-generating enzyme family protein yields the protein MKETLLQIQRRLQKGGYSHPDQLRLNLCTALFSALGWDLSDPKEVDFSFIPPSGSTEQARFLALRPAGHPHPSAIVQIMFQPVGKETPLYLQPPIPFHILTDGTNWRFYFLEARQTTTDNCFKTFNLLQTPAEEVENFLRQFMSVEVHHDNSACEKLERKLTLNTQKRLEPLRQLLPKAQLLATRPPNPTLERAMQALVARMGLLITPEEIHQFLEEQSQQADVAQTTASVITSRENREWTEPVTGMVFLWVPAGSFTMGSPEEEPGRQPNEGPLHQVTLDSFWLSKYPVTQAQWRTVMESGNRSSAWARNRPKSREEEEQEAKIRAQQEASALFPVENCLWEQTQEFITKLGLLGGSQAKQLRLPTEAEWEYAARAGTTGSYFFAESRDNPLDDYAWYSTNSLTRLQKIGLKKPNPWGFHDLLGSVWEWVADLYALYGQESQSNPTGGRAGDLHVRRGGSYRSNAKACRVARRNQVKVDAAELQNSGGLGFRLAKPDSN from the coding sequence ATGAAAGAGACGCTCCTTCAGATTCAAAGACGGCTGCAGAAAGGGGGCTACTCCCATCCGGACCAGCTCCGGCTGAATCTCTGCACGGCTCTGTTCAGTGCCCTGGGCTGGGACCTTTCAGACCCCAAGGAGGTGGACTTCAGCTTCATTCCCCCCTCCGGCTCCACGGAACAGGCCCGATTCCTCGCCCTGAGGCCCGCGGGACACCCCCACCCCTCGGCCATCGTCCAAATCATGTTCCAGCCGGTTGGCAAAGAGACCCCGCTGTATCTTCAACCGCCCATACCGTTTCATATTCTGACGGATGGAACGAACTGGCGTTTCTATTTCCTCGAAGCCCGGCAGACCACGACGGACAACTGTTTCAAGACATTCAACCTGCTGCAGACCCCGGCGGAAGAGGTGGAAAATTTCCTGCGGCAGTTCATGAGTGTCGAGGTCCATCATGACAATTCGGCCTGTGAAAAACTGGAACGCAAGCTGACCCTCAATACCCAGAAACGACTGGAACCCTTGCGACAGTTATTGCCCAAAGCGCAGCTTCTGGCCACCCGGCCCCCGAATCCAACCCTGGAGCGGGCCATGCAGGCCCTGGTGGCCCGCATGGGGCTGCTGATCACCCCGGAGGAGATTCATCAATTCCTCGAAGAACAATCGCAGCAGGCGGATGTCGCCCAAACCACGGCCAGCGTGATCACCTCCCGGGAAAATCGGGAGTGGACCGAACCGGTGACGGGCATGGTGTTTCTATGGGTGCCCGCCGGCAGCTTCACCATGGGCAGCCCGGAGGAGGAACCCGGTCGGCAACCCAATGAAGGACCGCTGCATCAGGTCACCCTGGACAGTTTCTGGCTCTCCAAATATCCCGTCACCCAAGCCCAGTGGCGCACCGTCATGGAAAGCGGCAACCGCTCTTCCGCCTGGGCCCGCAATCGCCCCAAATCCCGGGAAGAGGAGGAGCAGGAGGCCAAAATTCGCGCCCAACAGGAGGCCTCCGCCCTTTTTCCCGTGGAAAACTGTCTTTGGGAACAAACCCAGGAGTTCATCACCAAGCTGGGCCTGCTCGGCGGCAGTCAGGCCAAGCAGTTGCGACTGCCCACGGAAGCCGAGTGGGAGTACGCCGCCCGGGCCGGCACCACCGGCAGTTACTTTTTCGCCGAATCACGGGATAATCCCCTGGACGACTATGCCTGGTATTCAACCAATTCCCTGACCCGTCTGCAAAAAATCGGCTTGAAAAAACCCAACCCCTGGGGCTTTCACGATCTGCTGGGCAGCGTCTGGGAATGGGTTGCCGATCTTTATGCCCTGTATGGCCAGGAGAGCCAGTCCAATCCCACCGGCGGCCGTGCCGGCGACCTGCACGTTCGCCGCGGAGGCAGTTATCGCAGCAACGCCAAAGCCTGCCGGGTTGCCCGACGCAACCAGGTCAAAGTCGATGCGGCAGAACTGCAAAACAGCGGGGGGCTGGGATTCCGCCTGGCCAAACCCGATTCGAACTGA